In Deltaproteobacteria bacterium, the DNA window CAGCCGGGATTTTTCTCAAGGATCATCCCGGCATCAAGGTGCACTTTGTGGTGGTGGGCGACGGTGAACTGAGGAAACCGCTGGAGAGGCATGTCAAGCGAAAAGGGCTTTCCGAATATGTCCGATTTTGCGGCTGGCGCCGGGATCTCCCCGAGGTCTATGCCGGCCTGGATATCCTGGGACTGACCTCGGTGAATGAGGGAACCCCGGTTTCCATCATCGAGGCCATGGCCGCCTCCACCCCGGTGATCGCCACCGACGCGGGTGGCGTGTCTGATCTCTTGGGACCGACAGATGGTCACCCCGCACCCGGAGATTTTGCCGTCTGCACCAGGGGTATCCTGTGCCGGAAAGAAGATGCCGCAGGATTTGCCAAGGGACTGGCATACCTGGCTGATATGGATGCCGGCAAGAGAGAGGCCCTGGTCAGAGAGTCACGGACCTTTGTGCAACAGCGGTTTTCGGAGGGGCGGCTGCTGAAGGATATTGAAACGCTGTATCTGGAATTAATTCAGGGAAGGCGCTGCCGGAAATGAAGATTCATGGGTCGAATCTGTTGTCCTGACGTTCGTCACAGAGGGCTCACTTGCGCTGCCTTAGAACAGGGTTGGCCTGCTGACCACGCCGGATCTAAAGGATGAATTCCTTGAGCATGGGTTTTGAACGATGGAAAGGATGGTGTTTAAGATCGACCAATAGACGTATTTTCGGCGCCATTATCAGCATCGGCGGCTTTACCATATTGGTGAAGCTGGCGGCTATTGCGAAGCAACTGGTTATCGCCGGCCGGTTCGGCACGGGCGACGCGCTGGATGCCTTTCTAATAGCGTTTCTGGCCCCATCCTTTGCCATCAATGTGGCCGCAGGGTCATTCAGCGCAGCACTCATACCGACCTTTGTAGAGGTAAGGGAACGGGAGGGACAGGATGCGGCCCAGCGCCTTTTCTCCAGTGTGATGGTCTTGAGTATTTTTCTGATCCTCGCCATATCGGGCATTCTGGCGGCATTTTCTCCAACCATTATACGGATCATCGGGTCCGGTTTCAGTCCCGAAAAACAGGCACTGACCCGCTCTCTCTTTTTTATTGCGCTGCCGCTCTTGATCATCAGCGGCCTGGCCGCCATATGGGCCAGCATCCTTAATGCACAAGAGCGATTTGCACTGGCGGCTATTGCCCCTGTCATAACGCCTGTAGCGGCGGTCATTGCCATTTTGCTCCTGGGCAGGGTCTGGGGGATCTACGCCCTGGCCGTGGGGACGGTGGGGGGAGGGCTTTTTGAAGCGGTGCTGCTGGGAAGGGGGCTCAGGCGCCGGGGATTTTACCTCCTTCCAAGGTGGCATGGCCTGACCCCTGCTGTGAAGCAGGTGGCCAGACAGTATGCGCCGATGGCCGCGGGGGCATTGTTGATGAGCGGCACCGAGGTGATAGACCAGTCCATGGCTGCCATGCTGGGTCCGGGAAGCGTCTCCGCCCTGAGCTACGGCAACAAAGTCGTATCCCTGATCATCGGCATCGGCTCTCTGTCCCTGAGCACGGCCATTTTCCCCCACTTTTCCCGCATGGTGGCTGCCAACGACTGGACCGGGATCCGGACTACGGTCAAGACATATGCGCGCCTGATTATCCTGACCACCGTTCCGATGACACTTTTTCTGGTCTATCTGTCGCATCCTATTATCGCCCTTCTATTTGAACGGGGCGCCTTTACTGCAGGGGACGCGCATCTGGTGGGAAGGGTTCAGGCCCTCTATTTGCTCCAGGCCCCATTTTATTTCCTGGGAATCATGGGGGTCCGCCTGCTGAGCGCCCTGAAAAAGAACCATGTACTGATGGGGATATCGGCGGCAAATCTCCTGACCAACATTGTCGGCAACTATGTCTTTATGCATTTTTGGGGGCTGCCGGGGATCAGCTTGTCGACCAGTGTGGTTTATTTTATCTCTATGATATTGATTTATCTATCTCTGAGGTCAGGATTGAGAACGGGCGCTTAAAATGAATAATCGGATAATGAACACCGGCTTGAGCCGTCAGGATACGATTTGGAGACATTTCCAAAACAGGCATCCCGAGGTCTTTGAAGGGGCAACGCCCCGCATGGACTTTGTGGTGAGGGAGATCTCCCGTAGAAAGGCCGCCTCTATTCCGCAGGTCCTGAATATCGGGGCAGGTAATGGATACCTGGAAGCGTCGGCAACACGGCTGGGGTGGATGATATTCTCCTTGGACCCTGATAAGGGAATAGCCAAAGCGCTGTTTGAAAAAGGGATAAGGGCCTGTCCGGGCCGTATGGAAAATATGCCCTTTGCCGATGGCAGCTTTGATTTTGTGGTGGCCTCTGAGGTGCTTGAACACCTGAAGGCTGAACAACTTGACCAGGGACTTGCAGAGGTGGCGAGAGTCATGCGAAGAGGCGCCTGGTTCCTGGGGACCGTCCCTTACTGTGAGAATCTGGCCTTAAATGAGGTGGTATGTCCGAGGTGTCAAGAGGTATTCCATCGATGGGGTCACCAAAGATCTTTTGACCTCCTTACCCTGCGCACTGAACTCTCTCGTTTTTTTGATGAGACCCTTGTTAAGCGGAAGGGATTTGTCTTGTTTCGGGGACGAGGCTTTATGGGAAAACTCAAGAGCGTCGTCCGGCTCATCTTAGCTCATTACGGTGCGCAAATCGCCTCGCCGAATATCTATTTTGCCGCCAGAAAGTAAGGAAAGGGTCATCAAGTCAGGGTTGATACGCCCACCCATCGGTGAATCGTATCTTCCGGCTGCGCCGGTAATATACCATGTTAAAAAGACGAAAGAAGAAATTGACCATACTCTTTCTGATCGGTTCCCTTGAACTGGGCGGTGCCGAAGGACAGATGGCCGCGCTCATCGGACGCCTGGTCGGCCGGGGCGTGAACTGCCGTCTGTTCGTGTTGGAGTCTCCCGGACCTCTATATGACAGCCTTAAGGGGATTGATCTGGAGATTCATGATGGGGGTTACCGCAGAAAAAGCGGATTGGTGAAAAAAGTGGTGATGTTGTTTCGCGCCCAATTCAGGGTGTTCCGTGTTCTGGCAAAGCTCCGGCCTGATGTGATCCATGCCTACCTCCCATTGACCAATTTCATGGGAGCGCTGGCAGGGAGGCTCTCAGGCGTTCCTCTGGTCATCACCAGCCGTCGTGCCTTGGGGACCCATCAGGACCGGTATAAGGGGTGGCGCATCTTCGACATCCTGAGCTTTCGCCTGAGTCATCTGGTGACGGTGAATTCCCGGGCGGTGGGCCGGGATTCCCTGATCCGCGATCTGGGGGATCCCTTAAAGGTCAGAATCATCTACAACGGAATTGACGCGCTTCCCTTCGAGTCTGCTGGATCCGAGAGAGCGCCGGTACGCAGGGCCTTGGGAATACTGCCCGGGGAAAAGGTCGTTGTCAGTATCGCCAATCTTATCCCATATAAGGGTCTTGCGGACCTGATAGAGGCCGCAGCAACGGTGAGGGAGAGAATGCCGGAGGTGAAATTTCTGCTGATCGGCGAGGATCGCGGAATTCAAAAACAACTGGAAGAGAAGGCGCATCGCATGGGCCTCTCTCAACAGATCGTGTTCTTGGGCCAGCGACTGGACGTTCCCGAACTTCTGGCGGCCGGCGACCTTCTGGCCCTGTCTTCTCACGAGGAGGGTTTTTCCAACGTCATTCTGGAGGCGATGGCCTCGGGCCTGCCGGTGGTTGCCACCGATGTCGGGGGCAACAGGGAGGCCGTCATGAATGGGATTACCGGATGGCTGGTGCCTCCCAGGGACCCGGACGCCATGGCTGATCGGATTCTGGATCTGCTCAGCGACAAGGAAAGGGCTGCGGCCTGGGGGCGACAAGGCCGGGAGCGGGTAAAGGAAGTGTTCACCATTGACGGAATGGTCGAGGCGCATATGAATCTGTACCGGGGCGTTGTCTCAGCGACCAGTCTGTTCTCAGGGGATGGACCAACCGAGGGGAATGGTTATGTGCGGCATCGTGGGTTTTAGTGCGCGCCGGGATGTGGGTGGTTTGCGGGAGTCCCTTTCGGAGGCGACCTCAAGGATGATCCATCGGGGCCCGGATGATGGGGGGATTTTTTTTGATGCAAAGGCCGGGGTGGGGCTGGGCCACAGGCGCCTCTCGGTCATCGACCTGTCTGCGGCCGGGCATCAGCCCATGGGCACACACGATGGGAGGGTCCAGATTGTCTACAACGGCGAGATCTACAATTTTAAGGAGATCCGCAAGACACTTAAGGGCGTGGGTCACTCCTTTCGGACCGAAACCGACACAGAGGTGATCCTTGAGGCCTATCTGGAATGGGGCATGGAATGCCTGACGCATTTTGTCGGGATGTTCGCCTTCGCCCTCTGGGACACGAAGATCGGAACGCTTTTCCTGGCCAGGGATCGCATCGGGATCAAACCCCTGTATTATTATTTTATTGACGGCAAGCTCCTGTTCGCTTCCGAACTCAAGGCCCTGATGGCACTTGAGGGGTTTCCAAAGGACATAGACCCGGAGGCAGTGCCCCTTTTTCTTCATTATCAATACGTTCCCGCCCCGAGGACCATATTCAAGGACACCTGGAAGCTCCTTCCGGGGCATTATCTCGCCTATGACGGAGAGAACCTGGACACACGGGCCTATTGGAACCTTCCCGGGCCCGCGGATGAAGAGGATTTTGAAGGAAATGAATCAGATGCAGTGGACGCCCTGGACCGGGTCCTCAGCGAGGCCGTATCCTGCCGGCTCATCAGCGATGTGCCGTTAGGGGCATTGCTCAGCGGCGGGATCGATTCGTCCCTTGTCGCGGCCCTGATGCAGAAAGTCAGTCATGCACCGGTCCGGACCTTCAGTATCGGGTTCAATGAGGCCGGTTACAATGAGGCCCCCTGGGCTGCCAGGGTGGCGGCGCATCTAGGGACCGATCATACCGAGTTCTATGTCACACCCCAGGACGCCATCGACGTGATTCCCCGGCTGCCGGAGATCTATGACGAGCCCTTTGCCGATGCCTCGGCTGTGCCCACATGCCTGGTTTCCAGGCTGGCCCGGACCCGGGTCACGGTGGCCCTTTCAGGGGACGGGGGGGACGAACAATTCGCCGGATATGTCCGCTACTGGAGCGCCCGGGCCATGGCCACCGGTTTTCAACGGCTCCCTGAAAGGGTGAGAAAATCGCTGGGCCGGGTCCTTGAAAGGATCCCGGTTTCCTGGATCGAGAAATGCTATATGCCTTGGCGGGACATATTACCGCAGCGCTTTTGCGTGACCAATTTTCCCGACAAATGGGAAAAGCTGGTGAGCCTCATGGGCCGGGTCAGACTCGATGAGTTGTACCGGATGACCATATGCCTCTGGTCAGAGCATGACCTGCGGGCCCTGTGCGGCAGTGGGCCTGCCCCAACCCGGTTCGAAGAGACATTCATGGAGACAAAGGAGTGGCCCGTCCTTTCCCGGCTCATGCGGGTGGATCAGAAGACCTATCTCCCGGATGCCATGCTCACCAAGGTGGACCGTGCCAGCATGGCCTTCAGCCTGGAGGTGAGGGTGCCTCTCCTGGATCATCGTGTCCTGGAATTTACCTCCAGGATCCCGGACAGCCTCAAGTACAGGGAGGGAAAAGGGAAATATCTTCTCAGAAGGCTCCTTGCGCGGTATGTTCCGGAAGCGTTGTTCGAGAGGCCCAAGATGGGCTTCGGAGTGCCGATTGACACCTGGTTTCGAGGCGGGTTGAAGGAACTCCTGCTGGATTATCTATCGACCGAACGGCTTAGAGGAGAAGGCCTGTTCCACTGTGCCGAGGTTGAAAAAAAGATCCAGGAGCATCTCTCCTTCAAGGCCAATCACCAGTATCGACTCTGGGCACTCCTCATGTGGGAGATGTGGCGGGAGCAATGGCTTGGGTGACAGCCGAATCACTCTTCTATCTGTTGTGCCAGTCGGCCTACGGTTCTTTCCAGGGAATCGATGTCTTCCATGTTGATTCGCGAAGCGGATGGGTCAATATCCTTGATCATGTTGCTCAGGACTTGCTTGGGTCCCAATTCTATAAAGAGATTGTCAGGTTTGCGGATGAGCCGTTCGATGGTCCCCCGCCAGTTGACGATGTTGAAGATCTGAGTATAGAGTTCCTGTCGGATATGGAGCGGGTCTACAATGGCCTCTGTGGTCACGTTGGCCAGGACCGGTTTTGAGGCAATCTCTATTTCGCACCTTTCCAGGTGCTGCTTGAATTTATCCGCGGCAGGCTTCATGATGGGCGTATGGAACGGACCTTCCACCTTCAACATGGTTGAGAGAAGCCCTTCCTTTTTCAGCTGATCCCCCATCTCGGCCAGCCTTTTTTTGGAGCCGCCCACAACCATCTGGCTCGGGGTATTGTTGAGAGTGATAAAGACCCCGAAGTCCTTGCACATGGCGCATATCTTGGCGTTATCGATTTCCTTTCCCTTGTTCACCACGGCCATCAGCCCTGCGCCCGGATAGGAGGTGCCCCATTCGGTCATCAGCTCTGCCCTTTTGTGGACCAAAGAGAGCGTTGTCCTGAAATCCATGGCCTCAGCCACCAGTAATGCCGTATATTCGCCCAGACTGTGTCCGGCCATCAGAGAGACGTCCAGAACAATGCCGCGTTCTCTACACGTTTCCT includes these proteins:
- a CDS encoding ACP S-malonyltransferase, coding for MTKRKRTILIFPGQGSQYVGMGKDLYDRFPLVKDIYNEASQVLGYDVAELCFQKHMFGKFIHRADLNKTLYTQPSILTMSYACYRVLEETCRERGIVLDVSLMAGHSLGEYTALLVAEAMDFRTTLSLVHKRAELMTEWGTSYPGAGLMAVVNKGKEIDNAKICAMCKDFGVFITLNNTPSQMVVGGSKKRLAEMGDQLKKEGLLSTMLKVEGPFHTPIMKPAADKFKQHLERCEIEIASKPVLANVTTEAIVDPLHIRQELYTQIFNIVNWRGTIERLIRKPDNLFIELGPKQVLSNMIKDIDPSASRINMEDIDSLERTVGRLAQQIEE
- a CDS encoding class I SAM-dependent methyltransferase → MNNRIMNTGLSRQDTIWRHFQNRHPEVFEGATPRMDFVVREISRRKAASIPQVLNIGAGNGYLEASATRLGWMIFSLDPDKGIAKALFEKGIRACPGRMENMPFADGSFDFVVASEVLEHLKAEQLDQGLAEVARVMRRGAWFLGTVPYCENLALNEVVCPRCQEVFHRWGHQRSFDLLTLRTELSRFFDETLVKRKGFVLFRGRGFMGKLKSVVRLILAHYGAQIASPNIYFAARK
- the murJ gene encoding murein biosynthesis integral membrane protein MurJ — encoded protein: MGFERWKGWCLRSTNRRIFGAIISIGGFTILVKLAAIAKQLVIAGRFGTGDALDAFLIAFLAPSFAINVAAGSFSAALIPTFVEVREREGQDAAQRLFSSVMVLSIFLILAISGILAAFSPTIIRIIGSGFSPEKQALTRSLFFIALPLLIISGLAAIWASILNAQERFALAAIAPVITPVAAVIAILLLGRVWGIYALAVGTVGGGLFEAVLLGRGLRRRGFYLLPRWHGLTPAVKQVARQYAPMAAGALLMSGTEVIDQSMAAMLGPGSVSALSYGNKVVSLIIGIGSLSLSTAIFPHFSRMVAANDWTGIRTTVKTYARLIILTTVPMTLFLVYLSHPIIALLFERGAFTAGDAHLVGRVQALYLLQAPFYFLGIMGVRLLSALKKNHVLMGISAANLLTNIVGNYVFMHFWGLPGISLSTSVVYFISMILIYLSLRSGLRTGA
- the asnB gene encoding asparagine synthase (glutamine-hydrolyzing), which encodes MCGIVGFSARRDVGGLRESLSEATSRMIHRGPDDGGIFFDAKAGVGLGHRRLSVIDLSAAGHQPMGTHDGRVQIVYNGEIYNFKEIRKTLKGVGHSFRTETDTEVILEAYLEWGMECLTHFVGMFAFALWDTKIGTLFLARDRIGIKPLYYYFIDGKLLFASELKALMALEGFPKDIDPEAVPLFLHYQYVPAPRTIFKDTWKLLPGHYLAYDGENLDTRAYWNLPGPADEEDFEGNESDAVDALDRVLSEAVSCRLISDVPLGALLSGGIDSSLVAALMQKVSHAPVRTFSIGFNEAGYNEAPWAARVAAHLGTDHTEFYVTPQDAIDVIPRLPEIYDEPFADASAVPTCLVSRLARTRVTVALSGDGGDEQFAGYVRYWSARAMATGFQRLPERVRKSLGRVLERIPVSWIEKCYMPWRDILPQRFCVTNFPDKWEKLVSLMGRVRLDELYRMTICLWSEHDLRALCGSGPAPTRFEETFMETKEWPVLSRLMRVDQKTYLPDAMLTKVDRASMAFSLEVRVPLLDHRVLEFTSRIPDSLKYREGKGKYLLRRLLARYVPEALFERPKMGFGVPIDTWFRGGLKELLLDYLSTERLRGEGLFHCAEVEKKIQEHLSFKANHQYRLWALLMWEMWREQWLG
- a CDS encoding glycosyltransferase, with amino-acid sequence MLKRRKKKLTILFLIGSLELGGAEGQMAALIGRLVGRGVNCRLFVLESPGPLYDSLKGIDLEIHDGGYRRKSGLVKKVVMLFRAQFRVFRVLAKLRPDVIHAYLPLTNFMGALAGRLSGVPLVITSRRALGTHQDRYKGWRIFDILSFRLSHLVTVNSRAVGRDSLIRDLGDPLKVRIIYNGIDALPFESAGSERAPVRRALGILPGEKVVVSIANLIPYKGLADLIEAAATVRERMPEVKFLLIGEDRGIQKQLEEKAHRMGLSQQIVFLGQRLDVPELLAAGDLLALSSHEEGFSNVILEAMASGLPVVATDVGGNREAVMNGITGWLVPPRDPDAMADRILDLLSDKERAAAWGRQGRERVKEVFTIDGMVEAHMNLYRGVVSATSLFSGDGPTEGNGYVRHRGF